From Panicum hallii strain FIL2 chromosome 2, PHallii_v3.1, whole genome shotgun sequence, a single genomic window includes:
- the LOC112882456 gene encoding GDP-fucose transporter 1-like encodes MAKQYYATSSLVVGYALCSSLLSIINKYAVTKFSYPGLLTALQYFTSAAGVWILGKLGLLSHDPFKLETAKKFAPAALVFYLAIFTNTNLLCHANVDTFIVFRSLTPLLVAIADTIFRKQPCPSKFTFLSLVVILGGAVGYVMTDSAFSLTAYSWALAYLVTITTEMVYIKHIVTNLGLNTWGFVLYNNLLSLMLAPIFWFVTGEHKLVFAAIESRGDGWFQLDAFVAVALSCMFGLLISFFGFAARKAVSATAFTVTGVVNKFLTVAINVMIWDKHATGFGLVCLLFTIVGGILYQQSVTTKGISAGQQHGPVSEQPKEGNDSKELDEEKQGLVASAK; translated from the coding sequence ATGGCAAAGCAGTACTATGCCACAAGCAGCCTTGTAGTAGGGTATGCTCTGTGCTCAAGTCTGCTCTCAATCATCAATAAATATGCCGTCACAAAGTTCAGTTACCCTGGCCTCTTGACTGCTCTACAATACTTCACATCTGCTGCTGGTGTTTGGATCCTTGGAAAGCTAGGTCTTCTCAGCCATGACCCCTTCAAGTTGGAGACCGCAAAGAAATTTGCACCTGCTGCTCTTGTCTTCTACCTTGCCATATTCACAAACACAAATCTCCTCTGCCATGCCAATGTTGATACGTTCATAGTTTTCAGATCCTTGACGCCGCTTTTGGTTGCTATTGCTGACACAATTTTCCGGAAGCAACCATGTCCTTCAAAGTTCACATTCTTATCCCTTGTGGTCATCTTGGGAGGAGCAGTTGGTTATGTGATGACAGATTCAGCATTCAGCCTCACAGCATACTCATGGGCACTTGCATATCTGGTGACCATAACAACTGAAATGGTGTACATCAAGCACATCGTGACAAACCTGGGGCTAAATACTTGGGGCTTTGTGCTCTACAACAACCTTCTGTCATTGATGCTGGCCCCCATCTTTTGGTTCGTTACAGGAGAGCATAAGTTGGTCTTTGCAGCGATTGAATCAAGGGGTGACGGCTGGTTTCAACTAGATGCCTTTGTGGCAGTGGCATTGTCATGTATGTTTGGGCTCCTCATCAGTTTCTTTGGTTTTGCAGCAAGGAAAGCAGTCTCAGCCACTGCGTTTACCGTGACCGGGGTTGTGAATAAGTTCCTCACCGTGGCTATCAATGTCATGATCTGGGACAAACATGCAACTGGATTTGGTTTGGTTTGCTTGCTCTTCACTATTGTTGGTGGGATACTCTATCAACAATCAGTTACAACAAAAGGAATTTCTGCGGGTCAGCAGCATGGGCCAGTATCTGAGCAACCTAAAGAGGGCAATGATAGCAAAGAGCTTGATGAAGAGAAGCAAGGCTTAGTTGCATCTGCTAAGTAG